The Polynucleobacter sp. JS-Mosq-20-D10 region AGCTAGCAAGCAAGAGTTTCATGAAATGCTCTATGCGCTACCTATTAAAACCCCTGCTGCACACGATAGTTGGATCGGCGTAGTCTCGATGGGCAATCCTCATGCAGTGCAAGTGGTGGGCGATGTCGATAGTGCACCCGTTCTTGAAGAAGGCCCATCAATCGAAAAAGATGCGGTATTCCCAAAAAGAGTCAATGCGGGTTACATGCAAATTCTGAATCGAAATGAAATCAAGTTGCGTGTATTTGAGCGTGGCGCTGGCGAGACTTTAGCTTGTGGAACAGGTGCATGTGCTGCCGTAGTCTCAGGCATTCGTCGTGGCTTGCTCGCCTCCCCGGTGAAGGTGCGTACCCGTGGTGGCGATTTACAAATTGCCTGGGGTGGCATGATCAATGAAGTAGCGCAGCCCGTCATCATGACGGGTCCAGCAATGACCGTGTTCGAAGGCGAAGTAAAAATCTAATAGCGGAACTATGCAGCCCCTGAAACACCTATTTAATTAAACACCGTACTTCTCGCGATAAGCTTTCACCGCTGGCAGGTAACTTGTTAACTCCGCGTTGCTAGAGGCGGTTAAGAAAGCCATCAAGTCTGCCAAGTTGGCAATTGCTACCACCGGCAAGCCAAATTCTTGCTCCACCGCCTGGACTGCTGACATGCCTCCAATGTCAGTGGCAGTCCCTGACTTTTCCATGCGATCCAAGGCAATTAACACTGCTGTCGGCTCTGCACCTGCTTCACGAATGAGTTTCACAGACTCTCGAACAGACGTACCGGCAGAAATCACATCATCAATGATGACTACCTTACCCTTTACTGGGGCGCCCACTAATGAACCGCCCTCGCCATGGTCTTTTGCCTCTTTGCGGTTATAGGCATAAGGCACATTGCGACCCGTATCAGCTAAGGCGATCACAGTAGCAGCGGCCAATGTAATGCCTTTGTAGGCAGGTCCATAGAGCATGTCGTACTCGAGGCCAGACTCTTGCAAAGCCTTGGCGTAATAGCGGCCCAGCGCACTTAGACGGGCGCCATCATTAAATCCGCCCGCATTAAAGAAATAAGGGGAAAGGCGACCAGCTTTAGTTTTAAACTCCCCAAATGACAAAACATTTGCCTCCAGGGCAAATTGAATAAAGTTATCTTGATTAGAATTTTTTGAGCTCATAGGCCTATATGTTACGCATCATTTCTGCCAACCTCAACGGCATCCGCTCGGCGGTCAAAAAAGGCTTTATACCCTGGGCTGTAAGACAAAAGGCGGACTTTGTCTGCATGCAGGAGTTAAAAGCTCAGCAGGATGATCTGGAAGATTCCATCCTCAATCCAGATGGACTACACGGATTCTTTCATCATGCCGAGAAAAAGGGCTATAGCGGTTGTGGCATCTATACCCCACATAAGCCCGATAAGGTGCTCTATGGCTATGGCAATGTAGAGTTTGATGCTGAGGGTCGCTATGTCGAAGCTCGGTTCAAAAAGCTTTCAGTAATCTCGGTATACATGCCCTCAGGCTCAAGCTCGCCAGAAAGGCAGGAGGCTAAGTATCGCTATCTGGATTCTTTCTTGCCGCATCTAGTAGAACTCAAGAAATCGGGGCGTGAGATTGTGCTGTGCGGGGATGTCAATATTGCCCACAATGAGATTGATCTCAAGAACTGGAAAGGCAATCTCAAGAACTCTGGATTTTTGCCTGAAGAGCGCGCTTGGCTAACAAACCTGTTTAGCAAAGTTGGTTATGTAGATGTCTATAGAAAACTAGAGCCCGAGACTACTGATACCTGCTACACCTGGTGGAGTAATCGTGGTCAAGCCTATGCAAAGAATGTAGGCTGGCGTATCGACTATCACATCACCACCCCAGGAATAGCGGCAAGCGCTAAAAATACTGCCGTGTATAAAGATGAGCGCTTTTCAGATCACGCACCACTGACAGTAGATTACGACTGGTCTATTTAGCGATCTGTGAATCGTGCTTTTTAAATTCAACGACTTTGAAATGAATAGTGAGCCAAATCAGAATTAAGACTGGCGCACCAATAATCGCAGTGCTGATAAAAAAGCTTGGGTAGCCAAAGTGATTTACAAAGACGCCGGAGAATCCAGCCAACCACTTTGGCAATAAGAGCATCATCGAACTAAACAAGGCGTACTGCGTTGCGGAGTACTGAATATTCGTTAGTGCTGACAAGAAGGCAATGAAAGCGGCTGTGGCAATTCCAGAACTCAGATTGTCAGCAGAGATGACCCAGATCAAGCCATGCAAGTCATGGCCCTGAGTGGCAAGCCAAGCAAATAACACGTTGCTGACAGCCGATAAAATCGCACCTAGAAATAAAATCCGCATCACCCCAAAACGCAATGTCAGCACTCCACCAACGAAGGCGCCGACTAGTGTCATCACTACACCAAAGACCTTGCTCACTGCTGCCACCTCATCTTTGGTGTAACCCATGTCCACATAAAACGGGTTGGCCATAATTCCCATCACCACATCACTAATGCGATAGATAGCAATTAAAGACAAAATTAAAATAGCGTGCCAACCATAACGCTTAATAAAGTCTGCAAATGGCTCAATCAAAGTTTGATTTAGCCATGCTTTTGCATTACGTGCTTTAGTAAGCTCAATGCGAACGGGCTCTTTACTAAACAAGGTAGTGGCCACGCCTACACCAATCGAGAGCGCCATACAAAGATAAGCAAATTGCCAGGCGGCCGGATCATAGCCAGCGACACCAGATTCAGCGCGAGCAGCTAACCAGAGAACGCCTGCACCTGACCAAATTAAAGCCAGTCGATAGCCTGTTTGATAAGTAGCCGCTAAAGCTGCTTGATGATCACTATCTGCAGACTCAATCCGGAAGGCATCCAAAGCAATATCTTGCGTGGCAGAACCAAAGGCAACTAAGAGTGCGCACCATACAATCGGCGTAAGCTGTACTTTGGGATCTATGCTGGCCATGCCGACTAGGCCAATAATAATGAGTAGTTGCGCAAAAATTAGCCAGCTACGCCTTCTACCAAATAATCTTGAGAACAAGGGAATGGCAAGTCGATCTACTAAGGGAGCCCACATCCACTTAAACGCGTAAATCAAGCCAACCCAAGTGAGGTAACCAATCGTACTGCGATCAATGCCAGCTTCTCTTAGCCAAAAGCTCAGAGTTCCCAAAATAAGCAGTAGGGGTAGACCGGCGGAGAAGCCTAAGAAGAGCATTCGAAGACAAGGCCATTCGAGATAAACCCGAAAATCTTTTAGCCAGGACTGAGCGCTACTAAGCACGTCGAACGCGAAACAACGCTAGGCTTCCAAAAAGATTGGGCATCAAGGTAACTTGCCGCCCCTCATGCAAGATGCATTGATCCAGAATCTGCAGACCTAAGCTCGAGGCCAGCTTTTCAAAATCAGCAACAGTAAGAACGCGCACATTGGGTGTGTTGTACCACTGGTAAGGCAGGCTTTTAGAAACTGGCATACGGCCAAAGCCAACGGCTAGACGGTGTGACCAATGGCCAAAGTTCGGGAAAGAAACAATCGATTCCTTGCCAACCCGAACCACTTCACGCAAAATCTTTTCAGTTTCGTGAATGGTTTGCAAGGTCTGAGATAGCACAACCGTGTCAAAGCTATTGTTTTCAAACAATGCTAGGCCACCCTCTAAGTTTTGCTGAATCACATTCAAACTTTTTTGTACGCAAGAAAGTACACGCGCATCGTCAATTTCAACTCCGTAAGCATGAACGGGTTTTTGCTTTTGCAGATACTCTAAGAAGCTGCCATCACCGCAACCGAGATCAAGCACTTCACTATTAGGCGAAATCCAGTTCGCTATTGCGGCAAAGTCTGCGCGCTTCATGATTTAGCCTCTAGCATTTGTTCGAAATAAGCACGAATTAGATTGTGATAGCGAGGATCATCTAACAAGAAAGCATCGTGCCCATGCGGGGCATCAATTTCTGCATAACTAACTTCACTCTTATTGCTCAGTAAAGACTCCACAATCTCACGACTGCGATTGGGCGGGAAGCGCCAATCAGTAGAAAAACTCACAACCAAAAACTTAGCTTGTACTTCAGCCAAGGAGCGATTCAAGCTACCTTCATAACGACGAGAAGGATCAAAATAATCCAGCGCTCTAGTAATCAGCAAATACGTGTTGGCATCAAAGTAAGTAGAAAACTTATCACCTTGATGGCGTAAATAACTTTCAACCTCAAACTCAACATCAAAGCTAAAGCGATAGTCTTGGGATTCTCCATGGGGTCTTTGCAGCTCGCGCCCAAACTTTTCTGCCATGTCATCGTCAGATAAATAGGTGATATGCCCGACCATGCGAGCGATTTTTAGGCCGCGCTTTGGCACTACGCCATGCTCGTAGTAATTACCACCATGAAAATCTGGATCTGACAAAATCGCATTGCGTGCTACTTCATTAAATGCAATGTTCTGTGCGCTCAGTTTTGGTGTCGAGGCAATCACCAAGCAATGGGCAAGGCGTTTTGGGAACTGAATGGACCAAGCCAATGCCTGCATGCCGCCCAAGCTTCCACCCATTACCGCAGCAAAACGACGAATGCCTAATTTATCTGCCAAGCGCGCCTGGGTATTTACCCAATCTTCAACCGTAATGACCGGGAAGTCTGCACCATAAGGCTTGCTGGTGGCAGGATTGATGCTCATGGGCCCAGTGGATCCAAAGCAAGAGCCTAAATTATTAACGCCAATCACAAAGAAGCGATTTGTATCTACCGGCTTGCCCGGTCCAATCATGTTATCCCACCAGCCGATATCTTTTGCATCGTCTGGATTGGGGCCAGCCACATGGTGTGATGCATTGAGTGCATGACAAACCAGAACGGCATTACTTTTATCGGCATTGAGCTTGCCGTAAGTTTCAATAACTAAATCGTAGCTCGATAAAATGGCGCCACTTTGCAAAGGCAAGGGCTCGGCAAAATGAATGGTATTTCTAGAGAGATGTAGCTCGCTCATTCGGACAGAAGAATGCGAAGGCTGATATCAGAGGCTTCGGTTGGAAACTTCTTAAAGCCGCTACGAGCAAAGCGATGCCAACGGCCCAAAACATAACTCATCAACATCGTCGCACGAATGCTGACTTCATCTTGAGATACATTTGCCCACGAACCACCCTGGGTTTGAGCAATGCGCAGTGCCTGTTTTAAAGATGCCTCAACACGATCAAGCACTTGTGTAATGCGCTCTTGCAAGCGATCGTCTTCTTGCAGCAGAGCATCACCCAAAAGCACGCGAGTCATGCCGGGATTCTTTTCTGCAAAGAATAAGAGCATCTGCAAAATGCCACGTGCCTGTGCAAGCCCAGACTCTTCTTTTTGATTGATCTGATTAATCAGACCAAAAACCGTTTGCTCAATAAATGAAATCAAGCCCTCGAACATCTGCGCCTTACTGGCGAAATGCCGATAGAGCGCCGCTTCTGAGACTTGAATTTTTGCAGCTAATGCCGCAGTCGTTACACGCTCTCCCTTGGGGTTTTGCAACATCTCTGCCAACACTTGCAAAATCTGGAGGCGGCGCTCCCCTGGACGTGGGCGCTTGCGTGTCTTGCCCTCTTCGGCAGTTGTCGTCTCAATCTCTGAGGCGCTAGGGTCAAAAGAATCACGCATATTTATATCTCTTGTTCAACTCTTAACGGGAACGAATCATTGTTCCAAATGCTTGCTCTGTCAGAATCTCCAACAGTAAGGAGTGCTCGATTCGTCCATCAATGATATGCACTGAATTTACGCCGCTCTTTGCGGCGTCTAGTGCAGAAGAAATCTTTGGCAACATGCCACCAGAAATAGTACCGTCAGCAAATAAGCCATCAATTTCACGTGCAGTTAGGTCAGTTAAAAGCGTACCACTTTTATCCATCACACCAGGAATATTAGTCATCATGACTAATTTCTCTGCGTGCAAAATTTCTGCCATCTTGCCGGCTACCAAGTCAGCATTAATGTTGTAGGCCTGACCCTCTTCGCTAAATCCAATTGGAGAGATCACTGGAATAAAGGCATCATCCTGCAATGCTTTTACAACTGCAGGGTTAATCGCATCAATCTCACCAACAAAACCTAAATCAATAGTTCCGCCAGGCTTCTTTTCATCTGCAACCAGCATCTTTTTTGCACGAATCAAGCCGCCGTCTTTGCCAGTCAAGCCAACTGCCTGACCACCAAAGTGATTAATCAACATCACAATATCTTGCTGTACTTCGCCGCCGAGAACCCACTCCACCACTTCCATAGTCTCTTCATCGGTCACGCGCATGCCTTGAATAAAGGTACCAGTCTTACCAATCTTCTTCAGAGCTTCATCAATTTGTGGTCCGCCGCCATGCACCACTACTGGGTTCATACCAACTAGCTTAAGCAAAATGACATCGCGTGCAAAGCTTTCCTTCAGGCGCTCCTCAACCATTGCGTTTCCACCGTACTTAATCACAATAGTCTTACCGTGATAAGCACGAATGTAAGGCAATGCCTCGGCCAAAATCTCCGCCTTGAGTAAAGGGGGGATGTCACTAATAGATGGGGATTGCTTGGTCATTGCTGCTTTTATATTCGGTCTAGTAAATTAATCGCCAAACAACTTTTGACGCAGTTCACGCCGCTCTTGCGCCTCTAGAGAGAGATTGGCTGTTGGGCGTGCAATGAGACGGTTCAAGCCAATCGGCTCACCAGTCTCTTCACACCAACCATAATCACCGGACTCAATACGGGCTAAAGCCTGCTCTACTTTTTTTAATAGCTTGCGCTCGCGATCACGTGTGCGTAGCTCGAGAGCATGCTCTTCTTCAATCGTTGCGCGATCTGCCGGATCTGGAACCAAAATGTTTTCGCGTAAATGCTCTGTTGTTTCCGAAGCATTCTTCAGAATGTCGCCCTTTAAGGTCAATAGCTTCTGACGGAAAAAATCTAACTGGCCGGCATTCATATAGTCCTTTTCGGACATCTTGAGTAATTCAGCTTCTGTTAAAGGGGCACCTTTGGCAACTTTTGCGCTTGCTGCTTTACTAGGGGCTTTTGCTGCAGCCGTAGATTTCGTTGGTGTTTTTACCGTCATTTCATTCTTTCCATGGATCTAAATCATTATTGCTTCATTCTGCCAAAGTTTTACTACCCTTTTAGCCAATATTTATTAATATGGGCCGTGGCGCGGGATTGTACTTTAAATTTCCTAGACCAAACAGCCTTCAAGCCCAGCCAGCAGTGTGTCTTTGGGCAAATCTATCCCGATAAAGACCATACGGGTTTGCTTGGGCTCTGCACCCCATAAACCAGCCATATCGCTGCCCATCATCTGATGAACGCCCTGGAACACGACTTTTCGGTTACTACCCTTCACATAGAGGACGCCTTTGTAGCGCAACATCTTCTCTCCGAAGACCTCCAAAATACCGCCTAGGAAGTCCTCTAATTTTTTATGGTCAAAGGGTTTATCACTACGAAAAACGAAGGATTGAATGCGGTCTGTATGGCCTGCATGATCATGGTGATCATGGCTGTGATCGTGATGGTCATGACTGTGATCATGGCCACAAGTAGCGTGGTCATGATCGTCTTGCCCTAGGAAATGAGGATCAATATCGAGCTTCGCGTTTAAATTAAAGCCCTTAAGATCCAAAACGGCATCTAAAGGAACAACTCCTTTAGAGATCCCCTGAATCGGTGCACGGGGGTTCATATGCATTAGGCGATTACGCAAGGCGTCCACTACGGCAGGCGTCACTAAATCCGTCTTGGTAATGAAAATTTGATCCGCAAAGCCTACTTGGCGCTGTGCCTCTTCATGCTCATTCAGTTGTTGCGGGCCATGCTTGGCATCCACCAAAGTGACTACGGCATCAAGAACATAGTGGTCCGCTACGTCATCATCCATAAAGAAGGTTTGAGCAACTGGGCCTGGATTAGCCACTCCGGTGGTTTCAATGACCACGCGCTCAAAGCTAATTTTTTTATCCCTACGTTGCTCCCAAAGCTCATTCAGGGCTTCAACTAGGTCTCCACGAATGGTGCAGCAAATGCAGCCATTGCTCATTTGTACAATATTCTCTTGATTGTCTTGAACCAAGATGTCGTTATCGATATTTTCTTCGCCGAACTCGTTCTCAATCACGGCAATTTTTTTGCCATGCTGCTCAGTCAGAATATGTTTAAGCAAGGTGGTTTTGCCACTACCTAAAAAGCCTGTGAGAATTGTTACCGGAATTAACGCCATTTTTGATCCTATTAAAATCTATAAATACATTCCCTAAACGGGAAACCTTCTATCTTACCGAGTTCCTCAAGCTTTGCCGACTTTTGCACGAGGATGAGCCTGATCGTATGCCTGCGCTAAGTGCTGGAAATCTAAGGAGGTGTAAATCTGGGTGCTCGCGATACTGGCGTGCCCCAACATCTCCTGCACCGCCCTCAAATCCTGAGAAGACTGTAATACATGGCTAGCGAAGCTATGACGCATCATATGGGGATGAACATGGGTTGGCAGGCCCGCCCTCATTGCCAAAGTCCGCAAGCGCGCCTGAACCGTCCGGGGAGATAAGCGAGTGCCTGTTGCGGAAATAAATAAAGCCATCGATACATCTGCCTGCTCAAGCAGGTCTCGAGCAGCACGCCAGACTTTGAGAGATTGCATGGCAGGTCCGCCAATAGGAACTGAGCGACGCTTGCCGCCCTTCCCCAAAACTGTCACCTCTGCAGCTTGCCAATCCAGCCAGCCAGCAGACTCATGTTGACGGTCCTTGCTTTGCATCACATCAATTCCCAGCAGTTCTGATAAACGCAGGCCTGAGGAATACAGCAAATCGATGATTGCGGCGTCACGTATGGTCTCTAGATCCTTTTTTTCTTCAGCTTCTTTGACGGCCTGATTGACCAAGGAGAGCGCCTGCTCAACTGAAAGCGCTTTTGGCAAAGACTTCAAACGCTTAGGAGCTTTTACATCGTCAACAGGATTGGCAACTAAATTTGCAGTAATCCTGCCTGCCTGCGCATCACGGCGTTCATCTTTCTCGGTCAACCAGTCATACCAGCCACGCCAAGCAGAAAGCGCTCTTGCAATCGTGCGAGATGACTTTCCCTTTGAATGTAAGCGACCCGCCCAGCGACGCACATGAGCATTACTTACCTTTAATAACTCAATCGCATCATCTGCTGCCAGCACCTGCAATTCGCTCAGATCCATACGGTAGGCTTTAAGCGTATGTGGTGAGAGCTGCCTTAATACATGCAGCTCGTGCAAGTACTCCTGCACCAGGGGATGCAGATCAGCTAGTGCTTGGCTCATAAGCTTGGGTGCGATCCAAAGCTGCAGCGGTGAGTTCAGCAATCTGACGCAAATAGAACGCGCCCATATCTGCAGTAAAACGGGACTCGTCTTTGCTTGCTAACAAAAGTACTGCTGGCGATTGCGCTAGGCCAATACTTTTACCTAGTGGCAGGCCAATAGCCACCATGCTTTGCCACTCAGGATCGATAGTCACTTGGGTTGCCAATAAATCCACACTCGCTGCAGCTAGCTCTTTGGCAGAGCCGCATAGCGGCGTATCAATCCATGGGCCAAATGCGGTATTGGGTGACAAGAGCTGTGCGGACTCGACTTCAAACACCTCCGCTAAACCTGTGGTTACTGCAGACTCCACATCCGCCTTGGTGTTAGCGCGCATTAAACATAATAACCAAGCAACCAAGCTTTGCTGGGTTTTGTCATTACGACTACCAAAGTGAAGCATCTCACTTAAGCGACGATTGAGCTCTTGATTCTGTGTACGCAACAAAGTCATTTGGCGCTCTTGCAAAGAGATCGCACGATCCTCGTGGGGATGCTTTAAACGAATTTCATTTAAGAGATTGGCATAACGCTCAAAAAAACCTGGGGTAGCACGCAACCACTCTGCTACCAATTCTTCTTGCTCGGCTTGCTTAGGATCGATTGCGCTCATCTATCTCTTTCTCGCTTATTTTCTGATTTAACTTTTTTAGCTCAGCTTTTTACGCAGAAGCTCATTCACTTGCCCTGGATTAGCCTTGCCTTGAGAAGCCTTCATGATCTGACCCACCAAAGCATTGAATGCCTTTTCTTTGCCAGAGCGGAACTCTTCAACAGACTTCTCGTTAGCTGCCAACACCTTGTCAATCATGGCTTCAAGCTCACCACTATCACTAATCTGCTTCAAACCTTTAACATCAATCACTTGATCAACTGTGCTGATAGCTTTCCCTGCAACAGCCTCTTCCCACAAAATTGCGAAGATATCTTTTGCAATCTTGTTGGAAATCGTGCCGTCTGCTACACGAGTTAATAGCGGCGCTAAATGTTTAGCTTTTAATGGCGCATCTGCAGTAGCAACTCCCGCACGATTCAGAGATGAAGCAAACTCACCCGCAATTAGGTTAGCCGCAGCTTTAGCCAAAGACTTACCAACAATCGCTAGTAGCTCTTCAAATACCTTGGCAGTGTCGCGATCTTGCGTGAGTAGTTGCGTATCGTAGGCGCTTAAGCCAAATTCACTTTGCCACTGTTCACGAAGCTGCGCTGGTAAAGCCGGCATTTGGCTACGCACATCGGCAATCCAGGCATCATCAATCACTACCGGCAACAAATCCGGATCCGGAAAATAGCGATAGTCATTAGCGTCTTCTTTACTACGCATACTGCGGGTTTCTTGACGATCGGGATCGTATAGGCGGGTTTCTTGGACAACTTTGCCACCATCCTCAATCAATTCAATTTGTCTACGCACTTCGTATTGAATTGCCTCTTCCAAAAAGCGGAAGGAATTTAAGTTCTTAATTTCGCAACGGGTACCAAATTCTTTTTGGCCTACAGGTCGAACAGATACGTTGGCATCACAACGGAAAGAGCCTTCCTGCATATTGCCATCGCACACACCCAACCACATTACTAATGTATGTAATGCTTTTGCATATGCCACTGCTTCAGCTGCACTGCGCATCACTGGCTCGGTCACAATTTCCAGCAATGGTGTGCCGGCACGGTTTAAGTCGATGCCACTGGATGCTTCGCCATGTGGGCCCAAGAATCCCTCTTCATGAACTGACTTACCAGCATCCTCTTCCATATGGGCGCGCGTGAGCTCAACCACTTTGACTTGATCACCAACTAATATTTCGAGATGACCACCAACGACTATGGGAAGGTCCATCTGGCTAATTTGATAACCCTTTGGCAAGTCAGGATAGAAATAATTCTTGCGCGCAAAAATACTTGCTGGCGAAATCTTGGCATTGACTGCCAAACCAAAACGAATAGCATGCTCAACCGCTTGACGATTTAATACTGGTAATACCCCAGGTAAAGCCAAGTCAACTGCGCATGCTTGGGTATTTGGGCTAGCACCAAAACTCGTACTCGCCCCACTGAAAATTTTGGATTGTGTTTGTAACTGTGCGTGGGTCTCTAGACCGATAACGATTTCCCATTGCATCACGCCACCT contains the following coding sequences:
- the gatB gene encoding Asp-tRNA(Asn)/Glu-tRNA(Gln) amidotransferase subunit GatB, which encodes MMQWEIVIGLETHAQLQTQSKIFSGASTSFGASPNTQACAVDLALPGVLPVLNRQAVEHAIRFGLAVNAKISPASIFARKNYFYPDLPKGYQISQMDLPIVVGGHLEILVGDQVKVVELTRAHMEEDAGKSVHEEGFLGPHGEASSGIDLNRAGTPLLEIVTEPVMRSAAEAVAYAKALHTLVMWLGVCDGNMQEGSFRCDANVSVRPVGQKEFGTRCEIKNLNSFRFLEEAIQYEVRRQIELIEDGGKVVQETRLYDPDRQETRSMRSKEDANDYRYFPDPDLLPVVIDDAWIADVRSQMPALPAQLREQWQSEFGLSAYDTQLLTQDRDTAKVFEELLAIVGKSLAKAAANLIAGEFASSLNRAGVATADAPLKAKHLAPLLTRVADGTISNKIAKDIFAILWEEAVAGKAISTVDQVIDVKGLKQISDSGELEAMIDKVLAANEKSVEEFRSGKEKAFNALVGQIMKASQGKANPGQVNELLRKKLS